One Halolamina litorea genomic window carries:
- a CDS encoding flippase activity-associated protein Agl23, protein MLHPARWARRRPVAAVLALTALSLLLRVVALGDRSMHWDEARVGYWTLRYARGAGFAYRPVIHGPLVPILTAPLFERLGPTAFTARLPVALIGGLAPLSALLFRRSAASTDGALLDDDETVVLALLLAVTPGLVYYSRFMRSDVPLAVFALFALGFAVRAVATGHRRHVVAAGLFAGLAIPTKENVLLYAACAAGAAAVAVGWPAVAVLLPWRDGGGSGTGASPSTALRESLGRARTVAARHLPAVAPALLVALVPVAFFLAPRGPAGDPSLGAALAGKVGWLALVERATVGTWETFAASLWAGERSHAYLGFAGRLWAYLLVGALPVVVGAGYAFARELRAGARPLVVPLTAWGAAATLGYPLATDIPAPWIPVHIALPLFPVSAVGWVALARERPWRAAAPDADARRRYARYALAGLVVLSTVHVPLVLAASSVTPPLYVNVLAQSAQPADDLAPMRAVVDDAADDGGVLYYGDQYYLPNESLDDHQPTGDANWLGWWLGRLPMPWYVERAGAPSSYSRDPDVLRERGSLPPVVFANGSAADEAGPILTDRGYERTAYDLGLYHEQTVVAFVDESRLDGRSTAPRNRS, encoded by the coding sequence GTGCTCCACCCCGCCCGTTGGGCGCGTCGCCGGCCCGTCGCGGCCGTGCTGGCGCTCACTGCGCTCTCCCTCCTCCTCCGAGTGGTCGCGCTGGGCGACCGATCGATGCACTGGGACGAAGCCCGCGTCGGCTACTGGACGCTGCGGTACGCCCGCGGCGCCGGCTTCGCCTACCGGCCCGTAATCCACGGCCCGCTGGTACCGATCCTGACCGCGCCGCTGTTCGAGCGCCTCGGACCGACGGCGTTCACGGCCCGGCTCCCGGTCGCCCTGATCGGCGGCCTCGCGCCGCTGTCGGCGCTGCTGTTCCGTCGCTCCGCAGCCAGTACCGACGGCGCCCTCCTCGACGACGACGAGACCGTCGTGCTGGCGCTCCTGCTCGCGGTCACGCCGGGGCTGGTCTACTACTCGCGGTTCATGCGCTCGGACGTGCCCCTCGCCGTGTTCGCGCTGTTCGCGCTGGGGTTCGCGGTCCGGGCGGTCGCGACCGGGCACCGACGCCACGTCGTCGCCGCGGGGCTGTTCGCCGGCCTCGCGATCCCGACGAAGGAGAACGTGCTGCTGTACGCCGCCTGTGCGGCGGGTGCGGCGGCGGTCGCCGTTGGCTGGCCGGCGGTTGCGGTGCTGCTCCCGTGGCGCGACGGGGGCGGCTCTGGAACCGGGGCGTCACCGTCGACGGCCCTCCGGGAGTCTCTCGGGCGCGCCCGGACAGTGGCAGCCCGTCACCTCCCTGCCGTGGCTCCGGCCCTGCTGGTCGCCCTCGTCCCCGTCGCGTTCTTCCTCGCCCCGCGCGGGCCCGCAGGTGACCCCTCGCTGGGTGCCGCACTGGCGGGGAAGGTGGGCTGGCTCGCGCTGGTCGAGCGCGCCACCGTCGGGACGTGGGAGACGTTCGCCGCGAGCCTCTGGGCCGGCGAGCGGAGCCACGCCTACCTCGGCTTCGCCGGGCGTCTCTGGGCGTACCTGCTCGTCGGCGCCCTGCCGGTCGTCGTCGGCGCCGGCTACGCGTTCGCCCGGGAGCTTCGGGCCGGTGCTCGCCCGCTCGTGGTCCCACTGACCGCGTGGGGCGCTGCCGCTACGCTGGGCTACCCGCTGGCGACGGACATCCCCGCGCCGTGGATTCCGGTGCACATCGCGCTGCCGCTGTTCCCCGTCTCCGCGGTCGGCTGGGTCGCGCTGGCCCGTGAGCGGCCGTGGCGGGCGGCGGCCCCGGACGCCGACGCCCGGCGGCGCTACGCCCGCTACGCGCTCGCCGGGCTGGTGGTACTCTCGACGGTCCACGTCCCGCTGGTGCTCGCGGCCTCGTCGGTGACGCCGCCGCTGTACGTGAACGTGCTCGCACAGTCGGCACAGCCGGCCGACGACCTCGCGCCGATGCGGGCGGTCGTCGACGACGCGGCCGACGACGGCGGCGTGCTCTACTACGGCGACCAGTACTACCTGCCAAACGAGTCGCTCGACGACCACCAGCCCACCGGTGACGCGAACTGGCTCGGGTGGTGGCTCGGCCGGCTGCCGATGCCCTGGTACGTCGAGCGCGCCGGCGCGCCGTCGTCGTACAGCCGCGACCCGGACGTGCTCCGGGAACGCGGGTCGCTCCCGCCGGTGGTGTTCGCGAACGGGTCGGCGGCCGACGAGGCCGGCCCGATCCTGACCGACCGGGGCTACGAGCGGACGGCCTACGACCTCGGGCTCTACCACGAGCAGACGGTGGTAGCGTTCGTCGACGAATCGCGGCTCGACGGGCGATCGACGGCCCCGCGAAACCGTTCCTGA
- a CDS encoding ATP-binding protein has protein sequence MSEPAVDVVEFLVTAHTYTEDEELDEGDLPPRFRQVFWSDGSIERPLAVTQDRARTATGVDHPWDAVSDLLFTQRTEFSGEISLTQPDMALEWLLDRVEDDRMASNPTLAYAARDEDGVSVTREEARADNQPIQADRVWIDSLLDEYFDEEEDAEMLDLVHILAPEEIETTLDDLVLTNDQSNEVQKIVTAIENRDYLASIGLSEIGKILFVGPPGTGKTTISRGLAHELGLPFVEVKLSMVTSQYLGETAKNVEKTFEVAKRLSPCILFIDEFDSVAKTRKSDEHAALKRAVNTLLKSIDDISLVRDEVLTVAATNHPDQLDAAAWRRFDEVVNFPKPDQQMRSDILRIVTRDMQMAEFDPDAVAEETEGLTGSDLRMVLREAVLQALTEGRRELTQEDVMDAVQGFEERDNLKNMDMIDGEGAAIAGDGGHDHDHDHDHDHDHDH, from the coding sequence ATGAGCGAGCCCGCCGTCGACGTCGTAGAGTTCCTGGTGACTGCCCACACCTACACCGAGGACGAAGAGCTGGACGAGGGCGACCTCCCGCCCCGCTTCCGGCAGGTGTTCTGGTCCGACGGGTCGATCGAACGCCCGCTCGCGGTCACGCAGGACCGTGCGCGAACTGCTACCGGCGTCGACCACCCGTGGGACGCCGTCTCGGATCTGCTCTTTACCCAGCGCACGGAGTTCTCCGGCGAGATCTCGCTGACCCAGCCCGACATGGCCCTCGAGTGGCTCCTCGACCGCGTCGAGGACGACCGGATGGCCTCGAACCCCACGCTCGCCTACGCCGCCCGCGACGAGGACGGCGTGAGCGTCACCCGCGAGGAGGCCCGCGCGGACAACCAGCCGATCCAGGCCGACCGGGTCTGGATCGACTCCCTGCTCGACGAGTACTTCGACGAGGAGGAGGACGCCGAGATGCTCGATCTGGTCCACATCCTCGCCCCCGAGGAGATCGAGACCACCCTCGACGACCTCGTGTTGACCAACGACCAGAGCAACGAGGTCCAGAAGATCGTCACCGCGATCGAGAACCGCGACTACCTCGCCAGCATCGGCCTGAGCGAGATCGGGAAGATCCTCTTCGTCGGCCCACCCGGCACCGGGAAGACCACTATCTCCCGCGGGCTGGCCCACGAACTGGGCCTCCCGTTCGTCGAGGTCAAGCTGTCGATGGTCACGAGCCAGTACCTCGGCGAGACGGCCAAGAACGTCGAGAAGACCTTCGAGGTCGCAAAGCGCCTCTCGCCGTGTATCCTCTTCATCGACGAGTTCGACTCCGTCGCCAAGACCCGCAAGTCCGACGAGCACGCCGCGCTCAAGCGGGCGGTCAACACGCTGCTCAAGAGCATCGACGACATCTCGCTGGTGCGCGACGAGGTGCTGACGGTTGCGGCGACGAACCACCCCGACCAGCTCGACGCCGCCGCGTGGCGCCGATTCGACGAGGTCGTGAACTTCCCCAAGCCCGACCAGCAGATGCGTTCGGACATCCTCCGCATCGTCACCCGAGACATGCAGATGGCCGAGTTCGACCCCGACGCCGTCGCCGAGGAGACCGAGGGGCTGACCGGCTCCGACCTCCGGATGGTGCTGCGGGAGGCCGTCCTGCAGGCGCTCACCGAGGGTCGCCGCGAACTGACCCAGGAGGACGTGATGGACGCCGTGCAGGGCTTCGAGGAGCGTGACAACCTCAAGAACATGGACATGATCGACGGCGAGGGTGCCGCCATCGCGGGCGACGGTGGGCACGACCACGATCACGACCACGATCACGACCACGACCACGACCACTGA
- a CDS encoding thiolase family protein has product MSTPVVVHARRTPQGKEDGVFAETRSEDLSVPLIEDALETTGVDPEDVDDLMWGVAQQRGEQDNNVARVIALLSSLGEGTPATTINRWCASSMQAVISAADAVAAGNRDCIVAGGVENMSRVPMDGDSYQQLHPALTEQYNLFQLQMGMTAEKVAEEYDVSREAQDEYAAKSQQRAVEATESGRFDDEILPIETEDGVVSEDEGIRPGTTAEKLSGLPPAFTGDGTVTAGNSSQISDGASLVMVTSEAFADEHDLDIVAEIGTNEVVGVDPTVMGIGPVPATKGLLERAGTDIEDYDLVELNEAFASQCVYARDELGIPEDQFNVNGGAIAIGHPLGASGARLPVTLLHEMQKRGDSRGLATLCVGFGQGAAIEFLME; this is encoded by the coding sequence ATGTCGACACCAGTCGTCGTACACGCACGCCGGACCCCGCAGGGCAAGGAAGACGGCGTCTTCGCCGAGACCCGGAGCGAGGACCTCTCGGTCCCGCTGATCGAGGACGCGCTCGAGACCACCGGCGTCGACCCCGAGGACGTCGACGACCTCATGTGGGGCGTCGCCCAGCAGCGCGGCGAACAGGACAACAACGTCGCCCGCGTCATCGCGCTGCTGTCCTCGCTGGGCGAGGGGACGCCGGCGACGACGATCAACCGCTGGTGTGCCTCCTCGATGCAGGCGGTCATCTCCGCGGCCGACGCCGTCGCGGCGGGCAACCGCGACTGCATCGTCGCCGGCGGCGTCGAGAACATGAGCCGCGTCCCGATGGACGGCGACTCCTACCAGCAGCTCCACCCCGCGCTGACGGAGCAGTACAACCTCTTCCAGCTCCAGATGGGGATGACCGCCGAGAAGGTCGCCGAGGAGTACGACGTGAGCCGCGAGGCACAGGACGAATACGCCGCCAAGAGCCAGCAGCGCGCGGTCGAGGCCACCGAGTCGGGCCGCTTCGACGACGAGATCCTCCCCATCGAGACCGAGGACGGCGTCGTCTCCGAGGACGAGGGGATCCGACCGGGCACCACCGCCGAGAAGCTCTCGGGGCTCCCGCCGGCGTTCACCGGCGACGGCACCGTTACCGCCGGCAACTCCAGTCAGATCTCCGATGGGGCGTCGCTGGTGATGGTCACCTCCGAGGCGTTCGCCGACGAGCACGACCTCGATATCGTCGCCGAGATCGGTACCAACGAAGTCGTCGGCGTCGACCCGACGGTCATGGGGATCGGCCCGGTGCCGGCGACGAAGGGGCTGCTCGAACGCGCCGGCACCGACATCGAGGACTACGACCTCGTCGAACTGAACGAGGCGTTCGCCTCCCAGTGTGTCTACGCCCGCGACGAACTCGGCATCCCGGAGGACCAGTTCAACGTCAACGGCGGCGCCATCGCCATCGGTCACCCGCTCGGTGCGAGTGGCGCCCGGCTGCCCGTGACGCTGCTCCACGAGATGCAGAAGCGCGGCGACTCCCGCGGGCTGGCGACGCTCTGTGTCGGCTTCGGCCAGGGCGCGGCGATCGAGTTCCTGATGGAGTAA
- a CDS encoding MBL fold metallo-hydrolase, translating into MSIGDVSAVEGTDDTHYVDTGMYGTAEYGSVYVIDGDRTAVVDSGTGGDYDAIAGALDELGIESLDAVVLTHVHLDHAGGAGHLLQDYPDATAYIHERGARHLTDPERLVAGTKDAVGEQWSYYAEPVPAPEDRVVGLADGDRIDLGDRTLTAHEAPGHAPHQHVFHDPDSGIVYTGDAAGLYVPSEDAIRETSPPPQFDLDQARRDVSTIADLGPETLAFAHFGPREYDADLLNGYKRTLMEWVEAVRRKRAELEDDEAVIEHFVAHADESPGAEAWGEEKAEAEMRLNTRGVLAYLDRS; encoded by the coding sequence ATGAGCATCGGCGACGTGTCCGCGGTCGAAGGCACTGACGACACCCACTACGTCGACACCGGGATGTACGGCACCGCCGAGTACGGCTCCGTCTACGTCATCGACGGCGACCGTACTGCCGTCGTCGACTCCGGCACGGGCGGCGACTACGACGCGATCGCTGGCGCGCTCGACGAACTCGGGATCGAGTCGCTGGACGCGGTGGTCCTCACGCACGTCCACCTCGACCACGCCGGCGGCGCCGGCCACCTGCTGCAGGACTACCCCGACGCCACCGCGTACATCCACGAGCGCGGCGCCCGGCACCTGACCGACCCCGAGCGACTCGTCGCCGGCACCAAAGACGCCGTCGGCGAGCAGTGGTCCTACTACGCCGAGCCGGTTCCGGCGCCCGAGGACCGTGTCGTCGGCCTCGCCGACGGCGACCGGATCGACCTCGGTGACCGAACCCTCACCGCTCACGAGGCGCCGGGCCACGCGCCCCACCAGCACGTCTTCCACGACCCCGACTCGGGGATCGTCTACACCGGCGACGCCGCCGGCCTCTACGTCCCCTCGGAGGACGCGATTCGGGAGACCAGCCCACCGCCGCAGTTCGACCTCGATCAGGCCCGCCGGGACGTGTCGACCATCGCTGACCTCGGCCCGGAAACCCTCGCGTTCGCCCACTTCGGCCCGCGGGAGTACGACGCCGACCTGCTGAACGGCTACAAGCGCACCCTAATGGAGTGGGTCGAGGCCGTCCGGCGCAAGCGCGCGGAACTTGAGGACGACGAGGCGGTGATCGAACACTTCGTCGCCCACGCTGACGAGTCGCCGGGCGCCGAGGCGTGGGGCGAGGAGAAGGCCGAGGCGGAGATGCGCCTGAACACGCGGGGCGTGCTGGCGTACTTGGACCGCTCGTAG